In one Echinicola marina genomic region, the following are encoded:
- a CDS encoding heavy metal translocating P-type ATPase, which produces MEHQHHKGHDHSNHDKQHEEGGHHNHHEHMLEDFKKRFWVSIVLTIPILFHSKMIQGWLGIDFGYQGDKYVLFVLSSIVYFYGGWPFLKGLVSELRKGKPAMMTLISLAITVAYGYSSATVYGLEGKGFFWELATLIDLMLLGHWIEMKSVMGASGALDELAKLMPSEAHLLHDNGETKEVKITDLKVGDLVLIKPGEKIPADGKVVDGSSYVNEAMLTGESKPVKKEKGDEVVGGGINEQGSLKVEVKGVGEEAYLSRVIGMVKSAQETKSKTQNLADKAAGWLFYISLGAGLITIVIWLLMGKDFDFALERMVTVMIIACPHALGLAIPLVSAISTSASAKQGLLIRNRTAFEKSRKVSTVIFDKTGTLTEGDFAVREVKALSEDYNEEDILKLAGAIESESEHPIANGIMKKVKEEGVKIHELTSFENITGEGVKGVVNREELMIGGPGLLKKLNIDIPQVDNSGGDETRVYVVTESNLIGYLTLSDQVRESSSQAVNYLKQQDIKVLMATGDDESAAKSVSDQLGLDGYYAEVLPEDKKDIIQKFQKEGEVVLMTGDGVNDAPALAQADIGVAIGSGTDVAAETADIVLVNSNPRDIAAIIDFGKATYNKMVQNLFWATAYNAIALPLATGFVPSLVISPALGAVLMSLSTVVVALNAQLLKKTLKRAK; this is translated from the coding sequence ATGGAACATCAACATCATAAAGGTCATGATCATTCAAATCATGACAAACAGCATGAGGAAGGTGGTCATCATAACCATCATGAGCATATGCTTGAGGATTTTAAGAAGAGATTTTGGGTGTCTATAGTACTCACTATTCCCATACTTTTTCATTCTAAGATGATACAAGGGTGGTTGGGGATAGATTTTGGTTATCAAGGGGATAAATATGTGTTGTTTGTTTTGTCCTCAATAGTGTATTTCTACGGCGGCTGGCCCTTTCTAAAAGGCTTGGTAAGTGAACTTAGAAAAGGGAAACCAGCTATGATGACTTTGATTTCCTTAGCCATAACTGTTGCCTATGGCTATAGTTCAGCTACTGTTTATGGACTGGAGGGTAAGGGGTTCTTTTGGGAGTTGGCTACATTGATAGACCTGATGTTACTGGGACATTGGATAGAGATGAAGTCTGTGATGGGAGCCTCAGGAGCCTTGGACGAGTTGGCCAAGTTAATGCCTTCCGAAGCTCATCTACTCCATGATAATGGAGAAACCAAGGAGGTTAAAATTACCGATTTGAAAGTTGGGGATTTGGTATTGATTAAGCCAGGGGAGAAGATTCCAGCTGATGGAAAGGTGGTGGATGGAAGCAGTTATGTAAACGAAGCCATGCTTACAGGGGAGTCTAAACCAGTGAAGAAAGAAAAGGGTGATGAGGTTGTCGGAGGGGGGATTAATGAACAAGGTTCTTTAAAGGTGGAGGTAAAAGGTGTAGGAGAAGAGGCTTATTTGTCCAGGGTGATAGGAATGGTCAAGTCAGCACAGGAAACCAAGTCAAAAACACAGAACTTGGCGGACAAGGCCGCTGGTTGGTTGTTTTATATTTCCTTGGGAGCTGGTTTGATTACCATTGTCATTTGGCTACTGATGGGGAAAGACTTTGATTTTGCATTGGAAAGAATGGTAACAGTGATGATTATAGCCTGTCCTCATGCTTTAGGGTTGGCCATTCCTTTGGTATCGGCAATTTCTACCTCTGCATCAGCCAAGCAGGGGTTGTTGATCAGGAATAGAACTGCCTTTGAAAAATCCAGAAAAGTGAGCACTGTGATCTTTGATAAGACGGGGACTTTGACGGAAGGAGATTTTGCTGTAAGGGAAGTAAAAGCTTTAAGTGAAGATTATAATGAAGAAGATATTTTAAAATTGGCAGGAGCCATTGAAAGTGAATCAGAGCATCCCATTGCAAATGGAATCATGAAAAAGGTGAAGGAAGAAGGAGTGAAAATTCATGAATTAACTTCTTTTGAAAATATAACCGGGGAGGGAGTTAAAGGTGTTGTAAACAGAGAAGAGCTGATGATTGGAGGTCCTGGGCTTTTGAAGAAGCTTAATATTGATATTCCCCAAGTTGATAATAGTGGAGGTGATGAAACTAGGGTATATGTTGTGACAGAATCGAATTTGATAGGTTATTTGACCCTTTCCGATCAAGTCAGGGAATCATCGAGTCAGGCAGTTAATTACCTAAAGCAACAAGATATAAAGGTTTTAATGGCCACTGGTGATGATGAATCAGCAGCCAAGTCTGTCAGTGATCAGCTTGGTCTTGATGGCTATTATGCTGAAGTATTACCCGAGGATAAGAAGGATATCATCCAGAAATTCCAGAAAGAGGGAGAAGTGGTTTTGATGACAGGTGATGGCGTGAACGATGCCCCGGCATTGGCACAAGCAGATATTGGGGTAGCCATTGGATCAGGAACTGATGTGGCTGCAGAAACTGCTGATATCGTTTTGGTAAATAGCAATCCCAGGGATATTGCTGCAATCATTGATTTTGGAAAGGCTACCTATAATAAAATGGTCCAAAACCTTTTTTGGGCAACAGCATACAATGCCATTGCCCTTCCATTGGCTACGGGTTTCGTGCCCAGTTTGGTGATCAGTCCTGCCTTGGGAGCTGTTTTGATGAGCCTAAGTACCGTTGTTGTTGCATTGAATGCCCAGTTGCTTAAAAAGACCCTGAAAAGAGCAAAATGA
- a CDS encoding acetyl-CoA hydrolase/transferase family protein: protein MNYPYTTPEEAVKVVKSHDRIFVHGSAATPATLLKALAKRHKELSDVEVVSITTLGEMPLTEAPYNESFFINSLFVSANVRTAVNSSRGGYVPIFLSEIGILFRRNILPIDVAIVNVSPPDAHGYCSLGVSVDVAKPALEVSKVAIAQINKNMPRSHGDGLVHISSFEHIIEANDPLPEVDYGAKIGEKEKNIGHFCADLIEDGSTLQMGIGAIPDAVLDALHQHKDLGIHTEMFSNGVLGLMKSGALTNKFKAKHPGKIVSSFAVGNRKLYDFIDDNPVVSFHEAAYVNDTAVIRRNPKVISINSCIEMDLTGQVCADSIGSYHFSGVGGQMDFMRGAALAEGGKPIMAMTSKTNKGVSKIVPFLKEGAGVVTTRAHMHYVVTEYGTAYLYGKNLRQRALELMKIAAPEHRDMLEESIIKRFGSNSYRTS from the coding sequence ATGAATTATCCCTATACCACCCCAGAAGAAGCAGTCAAAGTTGTTAAAAGTCACGATCGCATTTTCGTTCATGGCAGCGCCGCTACTCCAGCTACCCTTTTAAAAGCCCTGGCTAAGAGGCATAAAGAATTATCAGATGTGGAAGTGGTTTCCATTACCACATTAGGGGAAATGCCATTAACTGAGGCGCCATACAATGAAAGCTTCTTCATCAATTCACTTTTTGTCTCTGCCAATGTCAGAACAGCTGTCAACTCTAGCCGCGGTGGATACGTCCCTATTTTCCTGAGTGAAATTGGTATTTTATTCAGAAGAAATATTCTCCCAATAGATGTGGCGATTGTGAATGTTTCTCCACCTGATGCACATGGATATTGTTCCTTGGGGGTTTCTGTGGATGTGGCCAAACCAGCATTGGAAGTAAGTAAGGTTGCCATAGCCCAAATCAATAAAAACATGCCCAGATCCCACGGAGATGGTCTGGTACACATTAGCAGTTTTGAACATATCATAGAGGCCAATGATCCACTTCCGGAAGTAGATTATGGAGCAAAAATCGGAGAAAAAGAAAAAAATATCGGCCATTTTTGCGCTGATTTGATTGAAGATGGTTCCACTTTGCAAATGGGCATTGGCGCTATCCCTGACGCCGTCCTGGATGCACTTCACCAACATAAGGACTTAGGCATACATACAGAAATGTTTTCCAATGGTGTATTGGGACTTATGAAAAGCGGGGCACTGACCAATAAATTCAAGGCAAAACACCCTGGCAAAATAGTCTCCTCATTTGCTGTTGGTAACAGGAAACTATATGACTTTATCGATGACAATCCTGTCGTTTCTTTCCATGAAGCTGCCTATGTCAACGACACGGCTGTTATACGTAGAAACCCCAAAGTAATTTCCATTAATTCATGCATTGAAATGGACCTTACTGGCCAAGTCTGTGCTGACTCGATTGGTAGCTATCATTTTTCAGGAGTGGGCGGACAAATGGACTTTATGAGAGGAGCAGCACTGGCTGAAGGTGGCAAACCCATTATGGCCATGACTTCCAAAACCAATAAAGGTGTTTCCAAAATAGTTCCTTTCCTCAAGGAAGGAGCTGGAGTAGTTACCACCAGGGCCCACATGCACTATGTGGTCACCGAATATGGAACTGCTTATCTTTATGGAAAGAACCTGCGCCAAAGGGCCTTGGAACTAATGAAAATAGCCGCTCCAGAACACCGGGATATGCTGGAAGAATCCATCATCAAACGGTTTGGTTCCAATAGTTACAGGACTTCTTAA
- a CDS encoding methylmalonyl-CoA mutase family protein produces the protein MLSEIKKYKPKNHIRIVTAASLFDGHDAAINIMRRIIQSVGCEVIHLGHNRSVQEIVDCAIQEDVQAIAITSYQGGHLEFFKYMFDLLKEKGAGHIKVFGGGGGTILPEEIKELHDYGICRIYSPDDGREMGLQGMINDLVEQCDFPLGHDMIKDIKLDKKCPLNLAKVISAAENFPEENAGVLAAMRKAVKGLSVPVLGITGTGGAGKSSLVDELARRFLRDFDDKYLAIISVDPSKRKTGGALLGDRIRMNAIHHPRVYMRSLATRQANLALSKHVKDAVDMAKLAGFDLVILETSGIGQSDTEITEHADLSLYVMTPEYGAATQLEKIDMLDFADLIALNKFDKKGAMDALRDVKKQYQRNHELWEAKEEALPVYGTIASQFNDPGMNRLYYELMAELSNKCKAPFAVESEVAKGGTEKQFIIPPSRSRYLAEIVENNRAYDRWVEQQQEIAQRLYGIKKSLEALEHIGIEEKNQVESGLKQAYEKVELELDPKNKQWLSLWPETKKKYEADLFTFKVRDKEINIKTSSRSLSGTKIPKISLPKYEAWGDILKWGLTENVPGAFPFTAGVFPFKREGEDPTRMFAGVGGPERTNKRFHYVSKDMPAKRLSTAFDSVTLYGEDPDYRPDIYGKIGNSGVNICCLDDMKKLYSGFDLASPQTSVSMTINGPAATMTAFFMNAAIDQQCEFYIKENGLEEEVNKKIDELYQEKGIERPIYNGNLPEGHDGLGLMLLGVTGDQVLPIEVYEEIKSSTLTKVRGTVQADILKEDQAQNTCIFSTEFSLRLMGDVQQYFIDQGVRNFYSVSISGYHIAEAGANPITQLALTLSNGFTYVEYYVSRGMDINKFAPNLSFFFSNGIDPEYAVIGRVARRIWAKAMKMKYGANQRSQMLKYHIQTSGRSLHAQEIDFNDIRTTLQALYAIYDNCNSLHTNAYDEAITTPTESSVRRAMAIQLIINKELGLTKNENPIQGAFIIEELTDLVEEAVYVEFERISERGGVLGAMETMYQRGKIQEESMYYETLKHTGEYPIIGVNTFLSSQGSPTVRPGEVIRADKEEKESQIKELRNLHLKYRSLSTELIRELKSAALRNENIFEKLMEAGKHCSLGQITQALYEVGGQYRRNM, from the coding sequence ATGCTTTCTGAAATAAAAAAATATAAGCCCAAAAACCATATTAGAATTGTCACAGCAGCTTCTTTGTTTGATGGCCATGATGCGGCCATCAATATCATGAGAAGGATAATTCAGTCCGTTGGCTGTGAGGTGATCCATCTTGGTCATAACCGTTCCGTTCAGGAAATCGTTGATTGTGCTATTCAAGAAGATGTTCAGGCGATAGCCATCACTTCTTACCAAGGTGGACATTTGGAATTCTTTAAGTACATGTTTGATTTACTCAAAGAAAAAGGAGCAGGACATATTAAGGTTTTTGGCGGTGGAGGGGGGACGATTCTTCCAGAGGAAATAAAAGAACTTCATGATTATGGCATTTGTAGAATTTATTCTCCAGATGATGGGAGGGAAATGGGCCTTCAGGGAATGATCAATGATTTGGTCGAGCAATGTGATTTTCCCTTAGGGCATGATATGATTAAGGATATAAAGTTGGACAAAAAGTGTCCGCTAAACTTGGCCAAAGTGATCTCTGCTGCTGAGAATTTTCCTGAAGAGAATGCTGGGGTTTTGGCAGCCATGAGGAAAGCAGTTAAGGGACTGTCAGTGCCAGTGTTAGGTATAACAGGTACAGGAGGGGCTGGAAAATCTTCATTGGTAGATGAATTGGCGAGAAGGTTCTTAAGGGATTTTGATGATAAATATTTGGCGATCATTTCAGTGGATCCATCTAAAAGAAAGACAGGAGGAGCGTTGTTAGGAGACAGGATCAGAATGAATGCGATCCATCATCCTAGAGTTTATATGCGCTCATTGGCCACGCGCCAAGCCAACTTGGCCCTATCAAAGCATGTGAAAGACGCTGTGGATATGGCCAAACTTGCAGGTTTTGATCTGGTGATTTTAGAGACTTCGGGGATTGGGCAGTCGGATACAGAAATCACGGAACATGCTGATCTTTCCTTGTATGTAATGACACCTGAATATGGGGCAGCTACCCAGCTGGAAAAGATTGATATGCTTGACTTTGCTGATTTGATTGCCTTGAACAAATTCGATAAAAAAGGCGCAATGGATGCATTGAGGGATGTGAAGAAGCAGTATCAAAGGAATCATGAACTTTGGGAGGCAAAGGAAGAAGCGCTTCCAGTATATGGTACCATCGCTTCCCAGTTTAATGATCCGGGAATGAACCGATTGTATTATGAGCTCATGGCCGAACTTAGCAATAAGTGTAAAGCCCCATTTGCAGTGGAAAGTGAAGTAGCCAAAGGAGGGACTGAAAAGCAATTTATTATACCTCCTTCAAGAAGTAGGTATTTGGCTGAGATCGTTGAAAATAATAGGGCATACGATCGATGGGTGGAACAGCAGCAAGAAATAGCCCAGCGATTATATGGTATTAAAAAATCCCTAGAAGCACTGGAGCATATAGGAATAGAAGAAAAAAACCAGGTGGAATCGGGATTGAAACAGGCTTATGAGAAAGTAGAACTGGAATTGGATCCCAAAAATAAGCAATGGTTGTCCTTATGGCCAGAGACAAAAAAGAAATACGAAGCCGACCTTTTTACTTTTAAGGTTAGAGATAAAGAGATAAATATCAAGACTTCTTCCCGCTCTTTATCGGGGACTAAAATACCAAAGATCTCCTTACCTAAATATGAAGCGTGGGGAGATATATTGAAATGGGGCTTGACAGAAAATGTTCCCGGCGCTTTTCCGTTTACGGCAGGAGTCTTTCCTTTTAAAAGAGAAGGAGAGGATCCAACCAGAATGTTTGCAGGTGTGGGTGGACCAGAAAGAACCAATAAACGCTTTCATTATGTGTCTAAGGACATGCCCGCAAAGCGGCTGTCCACGGCTTTTGATTCGGTGACCTTGTATGGGGAGGACCCGGATTACCGTCCCGATATTTATGGGAAAATAGGTAATTCTGGCGTAAATATTTGTTGTCTTGATGATATGAAAAAGCTGTATTCAGGTTTTGATCTGGCTAGTCCCCAGACTTCAGTATCGATGACTATTAATGGCCCCGCTGCTACAATGACAGCATTTTTTATGAACGCGGCCATTGACCAACAGTGTGAGTTTTATATCAAGGAGAATGGACTGGAAGAAGAGGTCAATAAAAAGATTGATGAGCTATATCAAGAGAAAGGTATAGAGCGACCTATTTATAATGGAAACCTACCAGAAGGGCATGATGGGCTGGGATTAATGCTATTAGGAGTGACAGGAGATCAGGTGCTGCCTATAGAGGTATATGAGGAAATCAAATCCAGCACATTGACAAAAGTAAGGGGGACTGTTCAGGCGGATATTCTCAAAGAGGATCAGGCACAAAATACCTGTATTTTTTCGACCGAATTTTCCTTAAGGCTGATGGGAGATGTTCAGCAGTATTTTATTGATCAAGGAGTGAGGAATTTTTATTCAGTATCTATCTCTGGCTATCATATTGCCGAGGCTGGTGCTAACCCTATTACTCAATTGGCATTGACCTTATCCAATGGGTTTACCTATGTGGAATATTATGTCTCGAGGGGGATGGATATCAATAAATTTGCTCCCAATCTTTCTTTCTTTTTTTCCAATGGGATCGATCCAGAGTATGCGGTGATTGGAAGGGTGGCCAGGCGGATTTGGGCTAAGGCCATGAAAATGAAATATGGTGCCAATCAAAGGTCTCAGATGTTAAAATACCATATACAGACCTCAGGGCGGTCTTTGCATGCGCAGGAAATTGATTTTAATGATATCAGGACGACACTTCAGGCTCTGTATGCTATTTATGATAATTGTAATTCTTTACATACGAATGCTTATGATGAGGCGATTACCACTCCGACAGAATCATCGGTAAGAAGGGCCATGGCCATTCAATTGATCATTAATAAGGAGTTGGGCTTGACCAAAAATGAAAACCCGATACAAGGAGCTTTTATTATAGAAGAGCTGACAGATCTTGTAGAAGAAGCTGTTTATGTAGAGTTTGAGAGGATTTCTGAGCGTGGAGGTGTCTTGGGGGCCATGGAGACCATGTACCAAAGAGGGAAAATCCAAGAGGAAAGTATGTACTATGAAACCCTTAAGCATACAGGTGAATACCCAATCATCGGGGTGAATACTTTTTTGTCTTCTCAAGGTTCACCGACAGTTAGACCTGGTGAGGTGATCAGGGCTGATAAGGAAGAAAAAGAAAGTCAGATAAAAGAACTTCGAAATCTTCATTTAAAATACCGATCTTTGTCGACTGAATTAATCAGAGAGCTTAAAAGTGCTGCTTTGAGAAATGAAAATATCTTTGAAAAACTGATGGAAGCAGGCAAGCATTGTTCATTGGGACAGATTACACAGGCTTTATATGAAGTCGGCGGTCAATACCGAAGAAACATGTGA